A single Pangasianodon hypophthalmus isolate fPanHyp1 chromosome 27, fPanHyp1.pri, whole genome shotgun sequence DNA region contains:
- the cryabb gene encoding crystallin, alpha B, b, giving the protein MDIAIQHPWFRRSFWPSFFPSRIFDQHFGEHISESDVLAPYPSPYFPRLSFFRWPSWVDSGLSEMKMEKDRFTISLDIKHFAPEELAVKICGDYIEVHAKHEDRQDDHGFVSREFLRKYRVPAGVDPASVTSSLSSDGVLTITAPRKPSDAPERSIAITRDDKSGGSGTQKK; this is encoded by the exons ATGGACATCGCCATCCAGCATCCTTGGTTCCGCCGCTCCTTCTGGCCATCCTTCTTTCCCAGCCGGATCTTTGACCAACATTTCGGGGAACACATTTCAGAGAGTGATGTTTTGGCACCCTACCCTTCGCCATACTTTCCACGCCTTTCCTTCTTTCGCTGGCCAAGCTGGGTGGACAGTGGGCTCTCTGAG atgaAAATGGAAAAGGACCGTTTTACAATCAGTTTGGATATAAAGCACTTTGCACCTGAGGAACTGGCAGTAAAGATCTGTGGAGATTACATTGAAGTTCATGCCAAACATGAGGATCGCCAG GATGACCACGGGTTTGTCTCACGAGAGTTTCTCCGAAAATATCGTGTCCCAGCTGGAGTTGACCCAGCCAGTGTCACGTCATCTCTCTCTTCTGATGGCGTCCTGACCATCACGGCACCTCGCAAGCCCTCTGATGCCCCCGAGCGCTCTATTGCCATCACTCGTGATGACAAGTCTGGAGGGTCTGGCACACAGAAGAAGTAA
- the zgc:193711 gene encoding uncharacterized protein zgc:193711 — protein MGNRVTNTLDKWGLNPRNLSLRRSRRKAPPAVSPHQTVDPHIYDRVTAEPEYAKVNKKKKKTDSDGLHYAEIQVLQSESTSKQKTTPSKNSSTEYATIDFLKGAKPKESAEPADILIPPGELQRLMVKSQKKRSASSHRAVMV, from the exons ATGGGAAACAGAGTAACCAATACCTTGGATAA GTGGGGTTTAAATCCAAGGAATCTGAGTCTAAGGCGGTCAAGAAGAAAAG CTCCACCTGCAGTTTCACCTCATCAG ACTGTAGATCCCCACATATATGACCGTGTGACAGCCGAGCCAGAGTATGCCAAAgtgaataagaagaagaagaagaccgATTCTGATGGCTTGCACTATGCAGAAATTCAGGTGCTACAATCTGAAAGCACAAGCAAGCAGAAGACCACGCCATCCAAAAACTCAAGCACGGAATATGCAACCATAGACTTTCTGAAAGGTGCTAAACCAAAAGAGTCTGCCGAACCTGCAGATATACTTATTCCACCTGGAGAGCTTCAGAGGCTAATGGTTAAGTCTCAAAAGAAGAGGAGTGCTTCCTCACATCGGGCTGTCATGGTTTga
- the mia gene encoding melanoma-derived growth regulatory protein, with product MKGHYTMWALFLVLCGLLLLHTEAGRQMPKLSDKKLCADAECSHPILIAKAIQDYYPQDCRFIPIHQGQLVYVYAMLKDRGNLFWSGSVQGSYYGEQEARLGHFPSSVVEETHALMPAEVEVKTNKWDFYCP from the exons ATGAAGGGACACTACACTATGTGGGCACTGTTCTTGGTTCTTTGTGGACTGCTGCTGTTACACACAGAGGCTGGACGACAGATGCCAAAACTCTCAGACAAGAAGCTGTGTGCTGATGCAGAATGCAGCC ATCCCATCCTTATTGCCAAAGCCATCCAGGATTATTATCCCCAGGACTGTCGCTTCATTCCCATCCACCAAGGCCAACTCGTCTACGTCTATGCCATGCTGAAAGACCGGGGCAACCTCTTTTGGTCTGGCAGT GTCCAGGGATCGTACTATGGTGAGCAGGAGGCTCGGCTTGGCCATTTCCCCAGCAGCGTGGTTGAAGAGACCCATGCTTTAATGCCTGCTGAGGTTGAGGtcaaaacaaat AAATGGGACTTCTACTGCCCCTGA
- the hspb2 gene encoding heat shock protein beta-2 codes for MADRTVPHAYPMSVNYEMCTPARIYDQNFAEALSPQDLMSPVLYHGYYIRPRINKQLERGFSQVDSEDDWYRVLLDVCQFTPDELSVRTVDNLLEVTGRHTQKMDQHGFVSREFTRTYILPIGVDPLLLQVSISHDGIMCIQAPRKVQDLEPKINELKIKVDKKGGKSC; via the exons ATGGCTGACCGCACAGTTCCCCACGCATACCCTATGAGTGTTAATTATGAGATGTGCACTCCTGCTCGGATATATGACCAGAACTTTGCAGAAG CACTAAGTCCTCAGGACCTGATGTCTCCGGTGCTATACCATGGATACTACATCCGTCCACGTATTAACAAGCAGCTGGAGAGGGGTTTCTCGCAGGTGGACAGCGAGGATGACTGGTACCGTGTTCTCCTAGACGTCTGTCAGTTCACGCCAGACGAGCTGAGTGTGCGAACTGTAGACAACCTCCTGGAGGTGACTGGGCGCCATACGCAGAAGATGGACCAACATGGCTTTGTTTCCAGAGAGTTCACACGCACCTACATCCTTCCTATTGGTGTTGACCCACTGCTGCTGCAAGTGTCTATATCTCATGATGGGATTATGTGCATCCAGGCACCAAGGAAGGTCCAGGATCTAGAGCCTAAAATCAATGAGCTCAAGATCAAAGTGGACAAGAAGGGAGGGAAGAGCTGCTAA
- the cfap68 gene encoding UPF0686 protein C11orf1 homolog, producing the protein METSSPFYYMLRASGQGEVWRDFTEDIKFQQYGWRCSTNEEAYSAATLIGNWSEKRFDTSEAKALRRPLPSQFSHYFDTTYSFTYNKEEKPPVYSSFKKEPRSFPGHQPELDPPHTKHVPNSCYRLDFSGRHSSGQTKVIQENNSKMLDTCTASKNSSTSSQ; encoded by the exons ATGGAAACCAGTTCGCCATTTTATTATATGCTTCGTGCTTCCGGTCAAGGTGAAGTTTGGCGCGATTTCACAGAAGACATCAAGTTTCAACAATATGGCTGGCGCTGCTCTACTAATGAGGAGGCTTATTCAGCCGCTACCCTGATTGGAAACTGGTCAGAAAAAAGGTTCGACACCAGTGAAGCCAAAGCATTACGACGCCCTCTGCCGTCCCAG TTCTCTCACTACTTTGACACCACATACTCCTTCACTTACAACAAGGAAGAGAAACCACCAGTTTACAGTT cTTTTAAGAAAGAGCCCAGAAGCTTCCCGGGTCACCAGCCTGAACTGGACCCACCTCACACCAAGCATGTGCCGAACTCCTGCTACAGATTGGACTTCAGTGGGCGTCACTCATCTGGACAGACCAAAGttatacaggaaaataatagCAAGATGCTGGATACATGCACTGCTTCCAAAAACTCCTCTACATCCTCTCAATAA
- the fkbp6 gene encoding inactive peptidyl-prolyl cis-trans isomerase FKBP6 isoform X2 has product MTTNGVSSRLIQFIDPEERHRDGIQTPFQRLAQQMQDVLGDGGILKEVVHEGEGPLVPRDASVSIHFSGFLEYSDQPFESTRSFKFPKMMKLGKDMTVWGLDLGLRTMRRGEFSRFLMQPSYAYGEMGCPPLIPPWATVLYEVQVFDYLDSAQVDEFFALLPEEQNLAPLSTLLTVVDTERSFGNRCFNQSRYEDAKHRYKQAMTLLRNREPPDEEERRRVEEASLPFLLNLSLTYLRLERPRKALQFGQRALEISPGNTKALFRCGQACLEMNDYEKAQDYLTMAQANKPFDTDINNLLRKLAHCYKEDLDKEKHMCSKMFSALKSEK; this is encoded by the exons ATGACTACAAACGGTGTGTCTTCCAGACTGATTCAGTTTATTGACCCAGAGGAGCGCCATCGAGATGGAATacag ACGCCTTTCCAGCGTCTTGCTCAGCAAATGCAAGACGTTTTAGGAGATGGAGGAATTCTCAAGGAAGTGGTGCATGAGGGAGAAGGCCCGCTTGTACCAAGAGACGCTTCAGTCAGCA TCCACTTTTCTGGATTCCTGGAGTATTCAGATCAGCCTTTTGAGTCGACTAGGAGCTTCAAATTTCCCAAAATGATGAAGCTCGGAAAAG ACATGACTGTGTGGGGCCTCGACCTCGGCCTGCGGACCATGAGGAGAGGAGAGTTCTCTCGTTTTCTCATGCAGCCCAGCTACGCCTATGGAGAGATGGGCTGCCCTCCTCTCATCCCACCATGGGCCACGGTGCTGTACGAGGTGCAGGTCTTCGACTATCTTGACTCAGCCCAAGTGGATGAGTTCTTTGCACTTTTACCG GAAGAGCAGAATTTGGCTCCTCTGTCTACACTGCTGACTGTAGTCGACACAGAGCGAAGCTTTGGAAACCGCTGTTTCAACCAGAGCCGCTATGAAGACGCCAAACACAGATACAAGCAG GCCATGACGTTGCTAAGGAACCGTGAGCCACCGGATGAAGAAGAGAGGAGGCGTGTGGAGGAGGCGAGCCTGCCCTTCTTGCTCAATCTCTCCCTCACCTACCTCCGCCTGGAGAGACCTCGCAAAGCTCTGCAGTTTGGCCAGAGAGCTCTGGAAATCAGCCCTGGTAACACCAAAGCGCTGTTCCGGTGTGGTCAG GCATGCTTAGAGATGAATGACTATGAGAAGGCACAGGATTACCTCACCATGGCTCAGGCCAACAAGCCGTTTGACACAGACATCAACAACTTGCTAAGAAAGCTGGCACA TTGTTACAAGGAAGACCTGGACAAGGAAAAACACATGTGCTCCAAAATGTTTTCTGCTCTCAAATCTGAGAAGTGA
- the fkbp6 gene encoding inactive peptidyl-prolyl cis-trans isomerase FKBP6 isoform X1 has product MTTNGVSSRLIQFIDPEERHRDGIQTPFQRLAQQMQDVLGDGGILKEVVHEGEGPLVPRDASVSIHFSGFLEYSDQPFESTRSFKFPKMMKLGKDMTVWGLDLGLRTMRRGEFSRFLMQPSYAYGEMGCPPLIPPWATVLYEVQVFDYLDSAQVDEFFALLPEEQNLAPLSTLLTVVDTERSFGNRCFNQSRYEDAKHRYKQAMTLLRNREPPDEEERRRVEEASLPFLLNLSLTYLRLERPRKALQFGQRALEISPGNTKALFRCGQVRDSNYYLKSQACLEMNDYEKAQDYLTMAQANKPFDTDINNLLRKLAHCYKEDLDKEKHMCSKMFSALKSEK; this is encoded by the exons ATGACTACAAACGGTGTGTCTTCCAGACTGATTCAGTTTATTGACCCAGAGGAGCGCCATCGAGATGGAATacag ACGCCTTTCCAGCGTCTTGCTCAGCAAATGCAAGACGTTTTAGGAGATGGAGGAATTCTCAAGGAAGTGGTGCATGAGGGAGAAGGCCCGCTTGTACCAAGAGACGCTTCAGTCAGCA TCCACTTTTCTGGATTCCTGGAGTATTCAGATCAGCCTTTTGAGTCGACTAGGAGCTTCAAATTTCCCAAAATGATGAAGCTCGGAAAAG ACATGACTGTGTGGGGCCTCGACCTCGGCCTGCGGACCATGAGGAGAGGAGAGTTCTCTCGTTTTCTCATGCAGCCCAGCTACGCCTATGGAGAGATGGGCTGCCCTCCTCTCATCCCACCATGGGCCACGGTGCTGTACGAGGTGCAGGTCTTCGACTATCTTGACTCAGCCCAAGTGGATGAGTTCTTTGCACTTTTACCG GAAGAGCAGAATTTGGCTCCTCTGTCTACACTGCTGACTGTAGTCGACACAGAGCGAAGCTTTGGAAACCGCTGTTTCAACCAGAGCCGCTATGAAGACGCCAAACACAGATACAAGCAG GCCATGACGTTGCTAAGGAACCGTGAGCCACCGGATGAAGAAGAGAGGAGGCGTGTGGAGGAGGCGAGCCTGCCCTTCTTGCTCAATCTCTCCCTCACCTACCTCCGCCTGGAGAGACCTCGCAAAGCTCTGCAGTTTGGCCAGAGAGCTCTGGAAATCAGCCCTGGTAACACCAAAGCGCTGTTCCGGTGTGGTCAGGTCAGAGACTCAAATTATTACCTGAAGAGTCAG GCATGCTTAGAGATGAATGACTATGAGAAGGCACAGGATTACCTCACCATGGCTCAGGCCAACAAGCCGTTTGACACAGACATCAACAACTTGCTAAGAAAGCTGGCACA TTGTTACAAGGAAGACCTGGACAAGGAAAAACACATGTGCTCCAAAATGTTTTCTGCTCTCAAATCTGAGAAGTGA